DNA from Equus asinus isolate D_3611 breed Donkey chromosome 17, EquAss-T2T_v2, whole genome shotgun sequence:
ttttcttttcaagactATGTGCAGCATTCGTGCAAAATgtcaatattagaaaaaaaagggGTCTGAATACAGAAAATGATACAAACTGCAAtctgttttgaaataaaatacaattaaataaaaagactGTCAAACTATTCCATTTAGccattgaaaaataattaaagtacTCCTAAttcaaagagaaataaggaaaaagtgAGAAATATTGATAATGAAAGGGTGAGAGAGTAAGATATGTGGAATGCTACTGACATGGTGACAGTGGAAAATCCACATCCAAAGTAGAAGGTTcgaaaagaataacaaaatagatcagtggaaggatgatgaaaattataaaagtgaaaaactaaCCAGAAATTCTACaaagaataacaaatatttaaatgaaaaattttatctctgtttcatgtATATCTCTAAAGTGAATTAAATAAGCTGTTTTGACAGAATGCtggctaaaatattttctctttaagagAATATATTTCGAGCAACAATATGTGTCAGACATGGTTCCAGACTCTGGAAAATAGATTAcacaataaattaaatataaatgaaaatgcatATTATGTAAAATACTGATAAGCACCATGGGAAAATTTAAGGAAGGTAGACTATGAGGAGATACTACGGGGATAAATTGCAATTATAATGTAGTCAATAAGAGTCTCACTAAGAAGAGATCTTTGAAGGAAAGAATCATGTGAATACCAGTGTGCAGAGCCTTCCAAACATgagaaaggaaatgcagaaaaacCATGGgaaaaatttattgtggtaagagGAGCTCTACATGAGTAATGCTGAGGTGTTATTTAAACTTAATAATCCCACTTTAGGGAAATATCCTAAAGTTGCACTCTATTTTCTAGGAGATTGTTCTGTTGTTACTACATagatttttatgaaataataataacagtgatAATGATTAGAGTAAGTAAGGAAGAATAAAACACTACTACTTATAATCAACTTTGAAGAAGACATGTCTAGTAATGCAAATAAAGTGGTTGGAAACAGAGCTGAACATGTGCATAGGAAAGACTCTATTCTATATCTTAACTCTTGGTCCCAGACACTGAGGAGATGTGATTCTTCAAGGGCATCACAAGAGGGTAAAGagtcaaggaaaaaaatagagtccAAACTGAGTCAGGATCACCCCTGCAGGGAGACTCATAAAGATGGCTAGGGCTTACTTGTGGGAAGAGCCCAATATGCCAGCCAGTTGTACCTTATTCTCTGATGTGCTTATCTCCTGTCATTCTTGAGTTTAAGTATAATCTTGATAAATGCTAATGACTAATCTCTGTATTTTGAGAGGAAATAAAGGATGGGTTTAATGCTCATGTTCtggatgaaataataaaataataaaagaggagAAGTGCTCCCTCACAAACAGCATGATGATGGACAGCAggaattttaacacattttctgtGGTCCTTGAACCATAGGCTGGGATTAGATTGCTGCAAATGCATAGATCTAAGCATGTAGCAGAGTACTTTGAACTGGATTCTGATACCAATGACTCCGTACAGAGTGGATTGGGATTATATGAACTGTGAGTTTATTTTCATTGAGGTGGTATTTGCTCAAGCTAGGCAGTTATAATTATAAAGTTACTTGTGATTGCCACTATGGGAGCCTATCCAATTTGATTGATATGGAGATGAAAGATAATACTTACAATTTAATGTAAAGGTTACATACATAtatgcctgtgtgtatgtgtaaataaactaatatttgtatttttaaatcttaatccccagtacctcagaatgtaactgtacttggagatagagtctttgaGGAGGTAACTACCTTAAAATTAGGCATTTagagtgggccttaatccaatatgactgctgGCCTTGTAAGAGGAGGATATCAGGAACAAACATTCAGAGAGAAAATATCATGTGACGACATAAGGAGAAGTTGGTCATCTGCAAGCTAGGGAGAGAGAAGtttcagaagaaatcaaattAGTCAACACCTTGATCTAAAAGTCTAGCATCCAgaagagtgagaaaataaatttctgttgttttatcaATCCAGTCTTTGgtactctgttttggcagccccaGCAAAATAGTACAACCAGTATcagcatacatatgtgtatatgtttgtgtgtatttgggggacatatctatatctatatctctcTACATATAAACTTAGAAGCAGTTGGATAACAGTTTTCTGCATGTGTAAACACTGCATAGATAGCTGGTTGACTATGACCTTTATTTAACAATTTCTGAGAACAGAAAGGGACTATGAAACTAAAAACAATACTTTAACCATAACTTTTTGATATAGAGACAATGAACACGGATTTTAATTGGCTTCAATTTAATATTTACTGTGAAGAGTATATATTATTGATAAACCAATTTTTCCCAAACACTCTTTTTACTGCCTCTTTTGCGTCTTTGTTCCTTAAACTGTAGATGATGGGATTCAGCATGGGAATGACCAGGACAATCAGGATAGTGACAATTTCAATAATGCCTGTAAAGTAGAAGACTAGAAGATGGTTTTTGCTCgtgtcagaacaagaaatggcGAGGACAGGAGGGATGTCACAAAAGAAATGTCTAATTTCATTGGATGCACAGAAAGATAGGGTAAATGTTGCCCCTGTGTGCACTGAAGCATTAAAAATGCCACAAAGATAGGAAATGATGATGAGTGGCACGTAGACCCTGGGTGACATGTTAACTGAATACAGCAGAGGGTTGTAGATTGCTACATAGCGATCATATGCCATTGCAGCCAGGAGAAAGCATTCTGTGGTCGCAAAAGTAACATAGAAAAACATCTGTGCTGCACATCCAAGGAATGAAATAGTTTTATTCTCTGACAGGAAATTGATTAACATTTTTGGGGTGACAACCGAAGAAAGGCAGGCATCCAAGAATGATAACACACTCAGAAAATAGTACATAGGGTTGTGGAGCCGGGAATCCCCAATAACCAACACAATCAGTCCCAAATTTCCTACCAGCGTGAAAAGATAGATTGTTAGAAAtagcaaaaataggaagagttGCACCTCAAAATCACCCAAGAAGCCCACCAATATAAACATGGTAACTTCACTCGTATTCTTCACCTGGATTGTGTATAAATCTACATCTGATGGCAACTCTggcatttcagtttttatttttatgttctaaatgcaatatttttggaaatagaaTGCACTCAGTTACATCCTCACGTTTGCTTCTGAGAAGAGCATATTGGAATCCTTGGCAGTGAAGGAATAGGCAGTGATGAAGAAGTTGAGTTCAAGTGGATGTATTGCCCTGTATCGATAAAGTAATTATTTCATTTGGTTGCTTGATAAATTTATCATGTGAAGAACAGCCAATCTACTTGGTTTAATTGTTAGTGTATTTTATCTTACACTTACTCCCTCCTCTCTTCATATTACATCACCTTAAAACtcacaaagacaaataaatatacaaatttttaaacGCAAAAGTATTATAATAGATAGTACTACACATCTGAGTTTTAATCCCAGGTTTTCCACAGTGTACATGACAAGCCTTTCCTTAAAGTTCATAATTAGTAAAATTGAAGCAAATACACTTAAATCACAAGATTGGGttgaaa
Protein-coding regions in this window:
- the LOC139040510 gene encoding olfactory receptor 5T1-like; amino-acid sequence: MPELPSDVDLYTIQVKNTSEVTMFILVGFLGDFEVQLFLFLLFLTIYLFTLVGNLGLIVLVIGDSRLHNPMYYFLSVLSFLDACLSSVVTPKMLINFLSENKTISFLGCAAQMFFYVTFATTECFLLAAMAYDRYVAIYNPLLYSVNMSPRVYVPLIIISYLCGIFNASVHTGATFTLSFCASNEIRHFFCDIPPVLAISCSDTSKNHLLVFYFTGIIEIVTILIVLVIPMLNPIIYSLRNKDAKEAVKRVFGKNWFINNIYSSQ